GCCCACCGCGCCGTGTATCAGGTTTTGTTTCGCCTTGGCGTTTAACTGGGtgacgagaagaaaaattcaTCATTTAAGAAACAATCGTCAAACAAACGTTTTTTGTCGGCCAGGGGGGGCACGGTTGGGGTCCCAGCGAGCCGTCCGTTTGATTGAAACGCTCGCGGCTAATGTTGAAACgaagaaaggggggggcTCCAAGGCTATAACACATGGGCAAGAAAATGACGAGTAAatttttttcactttttttgtttttcattttctttgcaCTACTTGGGTACCTTGGGCTTGGGATGAATCTCAGCATGGTGCCTAAACGAGAAAGACCATTTTTGTCTTCATATTCCCTAATTCTCCGTTTTGGTCGGAGTATTCTTAGTTGCGGAATCTTAAGCTGGAGCTGCACAGCCGCTGTGGCTCGACGCCGCGTCGTTTCTATTTCAGTGTTCTCGTTGATGAAGATGCGACTAAACTGGTTAAGGCATGGGGGGGGGGCCCGTATAGGAGCTGTGGCTGGTAAGCTATGGCTGTCACCCGTGGCACGGGCCCCCGTCAAAAGAAGGTTTTGATGGTAAGAAGGTGTGGCGCATGCATCCAAGTTGGCGTCAACAGAAGGGTGTCAGCCCCATCATGACGCCATCTATGGAGCCGTTTTTCCAGCTCGTGCGTTAGGTACCCTCAGGTAGCGTTTGTACCTCTTTTGGCAGCAGAGCCAAGATGGTGCCTGTAGGCACCATCGTATCTAAAAGTGGTGATGAGATCTGTCATGCCTGATGGTGTTGCTATTTCAGTGTCGTGATGGGCCTCAAGGGTGGCGATATACGTAATATGGGATCTGATGCTGCGATTGTCGACAGGATCGCTACGGAGCCGTGCCTTGTTCCAGGGACCAGAGCACGGCCACTGGGTGATTCGCAGTCAAAAAACTAGGTGGGATTCAGGCACTCTGATGAAAAGCGCTGCCTGCATACAGTACAGCTTCACTGTCCATATACCTGCGATACCTACCCGTCAAAGCTCGGGATCGCAGGCCTCCGGGGCTAACAACAAGGGCATAAtcgagatgcagcagagTGACGTCCAGATCTGAAGCGCTGCGCGTCGCGAACGGAAGCTGTCAGATGGCCGTTTTCTGCGGCACTAGTAGGTTCCAGCCTTGCTGAGATACGTAGGTATGTGTGCCAACTGATCAGGCTGCTAGGGCTTTGGAGCTCATCGCCAAGTTGTTTTCAAATGTCTTGTGGTggcgttcttttttttgagACATGTATTGTGGCAGATACGAGGTTTTTGTCGAGCCCGAGCTCCAAGGCTGCAATCCTTTAAAGAGGGGGTATCAAGTAAATAGGCGGCACTAGTAGTTTTTGAAGAATAGGTCAAAGACACATTGACACATCGTTCTGGTATTTGTCTTTACCTCCTTGGCTTGGCTCCCTCACTTGCCTTTGCTTGCATGCCACTATCTGGCAGATGGGTTCAGGTTTCGAATCCATTCCGCGAACACGTACAAAACCTTGGGCGCGGAGGCATCTAGAGCCGTGGAATCTGGTGCGACTCGGATGCTGTAAATCAGGGGCTCGGTAGAGGCCATCTCGGTTTGTGCAAGCGATGGAGTCATCTTTTGTCATACAGTCACAAGGGCTCCTAGGATGAGCCGTAGAAGAGCTGCCAGCATACCTTTGGCTTACACTTGCAACGCCATGAATGTACTccgtatacatgtatgtatgcaGATACAAGTAAACAGTCAGTACATAGCTTTCAGGCAACACAAAAGAAAGCAGGGAAAATGGGACGAGCAGATTCTTGCATGTGCATCTCCTACAGCATTGCAGTGCCGTGATTCGCAAATGGTTGGACGGCGCGATGCTAAACTGAGAAGCGCCAGCAGAGCCAAAGTGGGTGTGCAGGTCGGCGCCAAAAGAACAAAGTAGGGCCAGTGAGAGAGCAGACACGCACATGCTCTGATGTAATCGAAATGGCTAACGAAGCTGCAATCGCGAGTCTAGAATCTGGAGTCTGGTTGAATGGCGCTGTGTGATTGGGTCCgcgggagagggagatgcTAGCTCTTGGCTTCAAGTCGACGGCGTCATGTACATACTGGTGGTGCGCTGCAGGCGTGAGGTGGATGAAGGGGATTGGTCTGGAGAATTCATCTAGCAACAAGATGCATTCTGTACGCATCGATCTAATGGTATGATGGCCTCGTGCCAGAAAGGAGATTTTCAGGGCAAAGGAAGGCGGACGTGTTGGAATGTCTCTGATCAGCCCTGATGATAGGGTAGCCGTATCTCGTACGGAGAAGTCCGCGACGCCTCCATCTCATGCATAAGTACCTACTGACTGTGCTGTATACTTGTATACgaacacacacacgcacGTGGGCTCGTCCAAGGCTACGGCAAGATTAGGCTACCCACACCGAGGAGCCCTGATCACCATGTACAACATCCTTTTTCGCCCTGCGTCGAGGGCGCAGTCTGTGCGGCAGGCGTGCAATCTTGCGGGATGCAGCTGTTGTCGTGCACTGCAGCCGTGGAGACTCATTACAGCGTACATACTCGTACTAGGTAATTAAATGGCAATGAaggggagaaggggaagcGCTTGGACGTTGTGCTCGAATAAAAAGTcaagaaagaggagggaTATACCTACTGCTGAACAGGCCATGTGTTGGTGACGATGGCTGGCCAATGCTCTGGGGAGCGCGTGTTGGCTGGTGCTTCTAAATTTTACCCAGTTTAATATCCGTATTGTTTCTTCTAATAACGGAAGGGCCCTTTAGTAAATGTCCTGAATTGTCAAAAAATAGCAATCCGTTTATTGTAGGTGGCACATCTGATTGATTAGTCCACAGCTGTGGCCGATGTCGCGTGGTGGTTGCTTTGctcgacctgctgctgcgggcAATTTCATGTATACGCTGTCCCTTGCCTGCTCGATAAGTGCCGAGCCATGGATCATCGCAGCAAACTACCGCCCACCACGGCAATTCATCGTCAAAGACGGGCTGTAAACCGCCCATGAGCCATCTTAGCTCTTTTTTAGCAAGCCCACTGCTATTCTATATACCAGCATACCCAGCATACAGGACATGTCGTGCTTGCAACTCGCGTCATCTTCTTACGCCCCCAGCACGGCCCATCAGCGTCTTCCCATGAACCGTCTCGGATGCTCGCATCTGTTCCAAGACGATCTGCGGCTGGATGCTACCCCGTGCTTCGGCGGAGGCGTGGATTGCCGAGCAACGCCAGTGGTGCTACCTACTACAGGCAGTAGGTGGGAAGCGGTTTAATGACGAGCTACGCATTTTTGTACATTCCCAGCCAGTCCTGTCCATTCAATGTCACTGGATGGATACAGGTAGGCTAGAAGAGAATTGCCGCGTGACAAGATTGGCGATTTGCTTAGAACGGTGTGGAGGTCCCCTTGGGTCCCTTGGAATCTGTACGCTTTCAGTCTATTGTTGCTTCCGCTGTGGCTTGTTTACTACTGTAGTAGCTAGGCTTCTAGCCATGCCATGGCCTTTCGGTGGCTGGtccgaggagaagaggaagagcaggcGGTGCATTGGCGACGCCTTGTGGAGAAAAGAGTTTATTGTCTTGTGGTGGCCGTGTCTGCCTTCTGGCTGGATTTTGGGGTTCCATGACAATTTCTGGAGAATGTGCTGTGATAATCCAGGGCTCTTCTAATCCGCTCATCATCCTTGCCCACCTGGTACAGTTTTGTGTGTAATTCAGGTGCCAGGAGAGAAGGATCAGCACAAACTACGGGCTGAGATCTGCGAGGAGTCTATGAGACTCGCACTGCTATGTATTTACAGCATTTGATGCGCAGCACTAGCCAGAACCTAGGGCAGCAATGTGCTGGTGTCGTGACTCTTCTCGCCTGAGCTACTCGCAAGGTTGGAGAAAGGCTCGCCGATTACAGGTGCCCGCTGGATGCAGCAGACGGGACGCTAGCCATCATTTTGTTGGAATGATGGCATAGTGTAGGTGGTGGCTGGGGAAGAGAATTGGAAGACTGGAAGCTTCGGGGGCTTTGAGCGATGGCATTGAGCGCTGTCGCTGAGAGTCTCTAGCCACAGGCCGGAACTTGGAGGTGGCGCTGCaggcgatgcgatgcgatgcacGACTGAACTCAACTCGGTTCACTATATCTGCAGCAGTCACATTTCTCAAGACAAATATGACAGCTTGGACGAAAGCGAAATGGAGAGGAGCGCGCGTGGACAGAAACAGCTGCTCGCTCCGTTGGCTGCCCTCATCAGCTACCTCGCCCCAGGGAAAAACCGCAGTGTTAGTTGGCTGCGGCAGGCGTGTGAAACGACTCGGTGGCAGGGGAGCCAGTCAGTGACATTTGCGCAATGTTAGGTAATGCGGTACAAGCCATTCCACAGCGGTATACAAGCAGTACAAGCAGCACATTGATGGGCTCCAGTTCATTCTCTTCGCAGTGGACCCCCTCGCACCCACTTTTGTGAACCCCTGCCACTCGACTAAAAGGAGACGCCAAGGGAAGTGGGGCTGCTCGCCGTGGCCCGGGCGCCGCTGGCTGCAAGTACCCAGTGCGGGATGCGCAGCTTGCACGGCCGCCCTCGTGCCAGCCGGTGGAACATGCCATGCCTGCGATGCACACAACACAAGCAGGCTACTTATCTCTGCGCTCCCCCCTTCCGGCGGAGAgacatctctctcttgttcCCTTCTCGATCAGGaaatcttctcttctcttctccttgtcgtcatttttctttttcccttttcgctTCTTTTGCGCACGACGAGAACAGAAGCATTGCATTCCTCTCTGCAGCCTCCCTCCAGCGCCCTTTCCCTTCTTGACGCCTTATTCTCCCATCCACCTCACCAGAGTCTCTCCcttccatctttcttctctcttggacttttcttcttcttcttatatTGGTCTTGGATCGTCCCTGCGAAGCTCCCAACAGAGTAAGACGGGCACGGGAATATTCAATATTGTCGTTACGGCTCGCCTACCCACCAGAGCATGTCATTGGTGTACCGCTCGAACATAGACACCCAGGCCCATCTCATTCCACACAGCCATACTACCGCGAGAAGATTGTATACAAGACGGAGCTTTCCACCAAGCTCGGAGACTTGCACTACCGCAACCACAACCACTGACATGGCCCAATTCGACGACGCCATGTCGccaaccaccaccacaaaGTCTGAAACTATGCTATCCAAGGCACCGGCCCTGCCTCCCAGGAGTGCTCTGAGAGCCTCACGCCTGCTGGCCACCATGCCTCAGAAGCTTTCACAGCACCGACCCGTCCTCACTCACGCCGCTCCACATCTTCTCTACCTCTCCTCCGAAGAGGATGTTTCTTCCTCCGCCGACGACTTCTCCGATTGCGACTACAGCTCCGATAGCGAGCACACACAAGAGGTGCAGGAACAGCCATCAACCTGCCAGGACATTGCCCGGATAGTCTCCGTTGTCTTTTCGGGAAAGCCCTGCATTGTCCAGCTTTCTAAAAGGTCAAGATCGCAGACCTCATGTTCAGAACGCTCTGCTACAGAGCTTACAAGGATATCAACCGAGCCTGCGTATAGCAGGAGAAAGGAGTCTGTCTCCTCtacatcatcatccaaaGCAGCATTCCCTCATCCTCCCCGCTcaagcagcatcatgtcCCCGGTTACCTTTGACAGAGACTCAAATTCGTTCCTCAATGTGGACCCCTTTGCGTCAAAATCAGGGCCGGAAGAGCCCGAGCAGCCCGAGCCGCAGCTCCGAAAGACGGCGGCCATGTTCAAGAGGACGCTGAGCCTGGTCAGGAAGCGTAGCAGGCCTAATCTGAACCCTGCGGCCTCGCGTTCTCGAGAAGGACTGTCAATCCAGACAAGCACCATGGAGCAGCTTAGcgaggaaaaggaggagaaccACACCAGCAACCCGCGCATCTCGACACCACAACCAGCTCTGTCCTCCTACTCAGGAGCCATGGCCCCCAGGAGAGCCAGCAGCTACTCAGCCGCCACGCTGTCGCCGGTTAGCGACGCATCGTCACCCCTGTCACCGACAAAACGGATTCGCCAGGGCTTCTTGACTCGGCGACGAAGCATCAGAGTATGAGCAGGCCCATACACCGCTCCcgttctctctctctccttgaTTTTCTCTCTGCCCTTCAACCCCAATAACCGGGTCCACATTCCTTTCGATTTTCACGAATTTTTCCGACCAGCGGCTGGCCTCTATTTTCTTCGCTTTTTTGCGGATCATGACGGATGGCGCTGCACTGCAATCTACTCCTTTTTATCATTCTCTCCTGTCCTTTATCAACaccattcttttttttttttttataggCGGCGTATTTCACATGGCATAACAAAAAAATGGGGGCATATTGCACagatggcgttttttttttttttttttttcatttcttaCGTGGGGACTATATGAGAAGAGTTGTCATGCGAACATGACACTCTTGGcgtttttcttattcttcgGGAGGCGGGAAGGAAAGCCGCGATGCGAtcggcgcagcagctggcaaacgtgcattttgttttgttttttcgTTCCATCTACGCCAAGTAGTTCATGATGCTTTTACCAATGAAGAAAATTTCTTGGGCCGCGCACatatttttttcccctcttgaATTATCGTGTAATTTGCCACGTGAAGTCTGTTGTGTGTGTGAACTGAATGAAGCTCCCTCTAGCCATGCCTTACTGAGGCGAATTTAGACGTTTCTACACCGACGTTACGATGTTACGCACTTTGTAAGCTTGCCATGCCGTTGCAAGGGTTTTCCGTGGACCCGGGTGGGCAAGAAATTCCTCCTCCTGCATACCTACGGTACtagacagaaaaaaaagactgaTGGCAGTTCCCCCTGGCTCACGGAAGGCGGTCGGCCAGGAACACGGTGTACAAGTGTCGGGCTTTTCTGGGGCCTGCGAGGAGAAGATTTTTTTGCTTGTTGCCgactgatgaagaagaatggcgtCAATTGCAGGATGCATGCATGCGGGTTAGCATCAATGCTTGTAAGTTGATGGGCTTGACATGTACACGTCGATGCCCAGAGTGGATATCTTTAGGCGTGGCGGCGTAAGAGGTTCTGCTAGTGGTTTTGC
This portion of the Trichoderma atroviride chromosome 6, complete sequence genome encodes:
- a CDS encoding uncharacterized protein (EggNog:ENOG41) — its product is MSLVYRSNIDTQAHLIPHSHTTARRLYTRRSFPPSSETCTTATTTTDMAQFDDAMSPTTTTKSETMLSKAPALPPRSALRASRLLATMPQKLSQHRPVLTHAAPHLLYLSSEEDVSSSADDFSDCDYSSDSEHTQEVQEQPSTCQDIARIVSVVFSGKPCIVQLSKRSRSQTSCSERSATELTRISTEPAYSRRKESVSSTSSSKAAFPHPPRSSSIMSPVTFDRDSNSFLNVDPFASKSGPEEPEQPEPQLRKTAAMFKRTLSLVRKRSRPNLNPAASRSREGLSIQTSTMEQLSEEKEENHTSNPRISTPQPALSSYSGAMAPRRASSYSAATLSPVSDASSPLSPTKRIRQGFLTRRRSIRV